The following are from one region of the Natronosporangium hydrolyticum genome:
- the pepN gene encoding aminopeptidase N: MRNLTQTEAIERARLLDVTSYDITVDLTTEASFRSVTEVNFRCHEPGASVLIEVAAEQLHSATLNGDPLDLSQWSAEAGLRLPGLAADNLLRIDADFGYSQSGQGLTRSVDPVDGSVYLHSQFEIADAQRVFACFDQPDLKSVYTWHVVAPSAWRVVSNSPIREVETGSDRQIVHFERSARMSTYITALCAGPLHEVRRSHDGIDLGYFCRASMAPYLDVDDLHETTIQGFDFFHRMFGIRYPLPKYDQLWMPDFNHGAMENFGCVVHAEALFLFRSQVTDAELEQRSNTILHELAHMWFGNLVTMRWWDDLWLNESFAEWAAHWCNAAATRYTDAWTTFLSKRKVWGYRQDQLSSTHPVYCDMPDIAAVEVNFDGITYAKGASVLKQLVAYVGEEAFVAGLRDYFTAHAWGNASFDDLLASLSAASGRALRGFATDWLTTCQVNTLRPELAVAPDGTYQQVTIVQQAPAEHPTLRTHRIAVGLYDLDDGKLVRRERLELDVAGERTEVPALTGVSAADLVLLNDDDLSYTKIRLAERSLTTVVDHLAGLASPLPRALCWAAAWDMLRDGELPARSWLSLALRALPTEPDINLVTTTLSQARGALGYYADPQWADAGWAELAATARTQAYTAAPGSGHQLAWARAFAAAAHTEADLATVAGWLHGADVPDGLAVDTELRWSLLQCLVAAGAAGDPEIDAALAADATAAGEREAATARALVPTAEAKRRVWQELTSEKAPANWWQRASLHGFWHPRQLPLTEPYVTAFHEVAADIYARRDGEQGREFLTLAYPLYHVAEQTLAASETWLADPAHPAPARRMVAEGRDSVRRSLTARAADVAAG; the protein is encoded by the coding sequence GTGCGGAACCTGACCCAGACCGAGGCGATCGAACGAGCCCGCCTGCTCGATGTGACCTCCTACGACATCACGGTAGATCTCACCACCGAAGCCAGCTTCCGCTCGGTGACCGAGGTCAATTTCCGCTGCCACGAGCCGGGCGCGAGCGTGCTCATCGAGGTCGCCGCCGAACAGCTCCACTCGGCCACACTCAACGGTGACCCGCTGGACCTCAGCCAGTGGTCGGCCGAGGCCGGGCTGCGGCTGCCTGGGCTCGCCGCCGATAACCTGCTCCGGATCGACGCCGACTTTGGTTACTCGCAGAGTGGGCAGGGCCTCACCCGCAGCGTCGACCCGGTCGACGGCAGCGTCTACCTGCACAGTCAGTTCGAGATCGCGGACGCGCAGCGGGTCTTCGCCTGCTTCGACCAGCCCGACCTGAAGAGCGTCTACACCTGGCACGTGGTGGCGCCGTCGGCGTGGCGGGTGGTCTCGAACTCGCCGATCCGCGAGGTCGAGACCGGATCAGACCGACAAATCGTCCACTTCGAGCGGTCGGCCCGGATGAGCACCTACATCACCGCGCTGTGCGCCGGGCCACTGCACGAGGTGCGCCGTAGCCACGACGGCATCGACCTGGGCTACTTCTGCCGGGCCTCGATGGCGCCTTATCTGGACGTGGACGACCTGCACGAGACCACCATCCAGGGCTTCGACTTCTTCCACCGGATGTTCGGCATCCGGTATCCACTGCCCAAGTACGACCAGCTGTGGATGCCAGACTTCAACCACGGCGCGATGGAGAACTTCGGCTGCGTGGTGCACGCCGAGGCGCTGTTCCTGTTCCGTTCCCAGGTGACCGACGCCGAGTTGGAGCAGCGCTCCAACACGATCCTGCATGAGCTGGCGCACATGTGGTTCGGGAACCTGGTCACCATGCGCTGGTGGGATGATCTCTGGCTGAACGAGTCCTTCGCCGAGTGGGCGGCGCACTGGTGCAACGCCGCCGCCACCCGATACACCGACGCCTGGACCACCTTCCTCTCCAAGCGCAAGGTGTGGGGGTACCGGCAGGACCAGCTCTCCTCCACCCACCCGGTCTACTGCGACATGCCCGACATCGCCGCGGTAGAGGTAAATTTCGACGGCATCACCTACGCGAAGGGCGCTAGCGTCCTCAAGCAACTCGTCGCGTACGTCGGCGAAGAAGCGTTCGTGGCCGGGCTACGGGACTACTTCACCGCCCACGCCTGGGGCAACGCCAGCTTCGACGACCTGCTGGCGTCGCTGTCGGCCGCCTCCGGCCGAGCGCTGCGCGGGTTCGCCACCGACTGGTTGACGACCTGCCAGGTCAACACCCTGCGCCCGGAACTGGCAGTAGCACCGGACGGGACCTACCAGCAGGTCACGATCGTCCAGCAGGCGCCCGCCGAGCACCCCACCCTGCGTACCCACCGGATCGCGGTCGGGCTCTACGATCTCGACGACGGCAAACTGGTACGCCGGGAACGGTTGGAGCTCGATGTCGCCGGGGAGCGCACGGAGGTGCCGGCGCTGACCGGGGTGAGCGCGGCCGACCTGGTGCTACTCAACGACGACGACCTCTCCTACACCAAGATCAGGTTGGCTGAGCGTTCGCTGACCACCGTGGTCGACCACCTCGCCGGGTTGGCGTCGCCGCTGCCCCGAGCGCTGTGCTGGGCGGCGGCGTGGGACATGCTGCGCGACGGCGAACTGCCGGCCCGATCCTGGCTCTCGCTGGCGTTGCGGGCGCTGCCCACCGAACCCGACATCAACCTGGTCACCACCACCCTCTCGCAGGCCCGCGGCGCGCTGGGCTACTACGCCGACCCGCAATGGGCCGACGCCGGCTGGGCCGAGTTGGCGGCGACCGCCCGAACCCAGGCGTACACCGCCGCCCCCGGCAGCGGACACCAGCTCGCCTGGGCCCGGGCCTTCGCCGCCGCCGCCCACACCGAAGCCGACCTGGCCACGGTCGCGGGCTGGCTACACGGCGCCGACGTACCGGACGGGTTGGCGGTCGACACCGAATTGCGCTGGTCCCTGCTGCAGTGCCTGGTCGCCGCGGGCGCCGCGGGCGATCCCGAGATCGACGCCGCGCTCGCCGCCGACGCCACCGCCGCCGGCGAACGCGAAGCAGCGACGGCCCGGGCGCTGGTGCCCACCGCCGAGGCCAAGCGGCGGGTGTGGCAGGAGTTGACCAGTGAAAAGGCGCCGGCCAACTGGTGGCAACGGGCCAGCCTGCACGGCTTCTGGCACCCCCGGCAGCTCCCGCTCACCGAACCCTACGTAACCGCGTTCCACGAGGTCGCCGCGGACATCTACGCCCGCCGCGACGGTGAGCAGGGCCGCGAGTTCCTCACCCTGGCCTACCCGCTGTACCACGTGGCCGAGCAGACGCTCGCCGCGAGCGAGACGTGGCTGGCCGACCCGGCGCACCCCGCCCCGGCGCGCCGAATGGTCGCCGAGGGCCGGGACTCGGTACGCCGGTCGCTGACCGCCCGCGCCGCCGACGTCGCCGCTGGTTGA
- a CDS encoding DUF1015 family protein, translating into MAVVHPIDQAWLSTGGTGAPNYDEFADDAEITSIIAANPRSALAVEMPHRAPESLGTSFRDSLATAASRLAQAQSAGAYTPAERVLVLYRISGPGSESAYGMFAMVDTDQISTSADEPGLVIRNEDVFEEKVRERVALAEATGHLLSPVLLLQSARGAQLQEALAQACEVAGEPTAVDQDAAGRRHEIWPLAAGPTAEMLCDLASGGELVVADGNHRSLAAQSGGLPRFLAVITTPESVAIQPYNRLVTELPYPLAQLSDRMTEAGARVRPLTSPPIASPPQGSVHLYVGGEFLEVELPADPAAAPVDNLDHARVERTLVRTAFELDPADKRLVYVGGDYPTSWLVDEVDAGRAQLAVVIAPVTVTDFVAVNLARQKMPRKSTWFTPKARAGLVLTALR; encoded by the coding sequence ATGGCAGTTGTGCATCCGATCGACCAGGCCTGGCTGAGCACCGGTGGCACCGGTGCGCCGAACTACGACGAGTTCGCCGACGACGCCGAGATTACCTCGATCATCGCCGCCAACCCACGCAGTGCGCTGGCGGTGGAGATGCCCCATCGGGCGCCCGAATCGCTCGGCACCAGCTTCCGGGACTCGTTGGCGACGGCCGCGTCCCGATTGGCGCAGGCCCAGTCGGCTGGGGCGTACACGCCCGCGGAGCGGGTGCTGGTGCTGTACCGCATCTCCGGACCTGGTTCGGAGTCTGCCTACGGGATGTTCGCCATGGTCGACACCGACCAGATCTCCACCAGCGCCGACGAGCCCGGGCTGGTGATCCGTAACGAAGACGTGTTCGAGGAGAAGGTGCGCGAGCGGGTGGCGCTGGCCGAGGCCACCGGCCACCTGCTCTCCCCGGTGCTGCTGCTGCAGAGCGCGCGCGGGGCGCAGCTTCAGGAGGCGCTGGCGCAGGCGTGCGAGGTGGCCGGCGAGCCCACCGCGGTCGACCAGGACGCGGCCGGCCGGCGGCACGAGATCTGGCCGCTGGCCGCCGGCCCCACCGCGGAGATGCTGTGCGACCTGGCCAGCGGTGGCGAGCTGGTGGTTGCCGACGGTAACCACCGTAGTCTGGCGGCGCAGTCCGGTGGGCTGCCGCGGTTCCTGGCCGTGATCACCACCCCCGAGTCGGTGGCGATCCAGCCGTACAACCGGCTGGTCACCGAGCTTCCGTACCCGTTGGCTCAGCTGTCGGACCGGATGACCGAGGCCGGGGCGCGGGTGCGCCCGCTCACCTCGCCGCCGATCGCGTCGCCACCCCAGGGCAGCGTCCACCTCTATGTCGGGGGAGAGTTCCTGGAGGTGGAGCTGCCGGCGGACCCGGCTGCGGCGCCGGTCGACAACCTTGACCACGCCCGGGTGGAGCGGACGCTGGTGCGCACCGCTTTCGAGCTGGACCCGGCCGACAAGCGGCTGGTGTATGTCGGCGGCGACTACCCGACGTCGTGGCTGGTCGACGAGGTGGACGCCGGCCGGGCGCAGCTCGCGGTGGTGATCGCGCCGGTGACGGTGACCGACTTCGTCGCGGTCAACCTGGCCCGGCAAAAGATGCCCCGGAAGAGCACCTGGTTCACCCCGAAGGCCCGGGCCGGGCTGGTGCTGACGGCGCTGCGCTGA
- a CDS encoding ribose-5-phosphate isomerase: MRVYLGSDHAGYELKVHLASHLATLGYEVRDVGPASFDPDDDYPAFCLHTGARVVADPGSLGVVIGGSGNGEQIAANKVAGVRAALAWSVATAQLAREHNDANVVGIGARMHRLDEAAEIVTAFLNTRFSGGERHARRLEQIVRYEADRELPPLPAPSTVD, translated from the coding sequence GTGCGCGTCTATCTGGGAAGTGACCACGCCGGGTACGAACTCAAGGTCCACCTGGCCTCGCACCTGGCCACCCTCGGCTACGAGGTGCGGGACGTCGGGCCGGCCAGCTTCGATCCGGACGATGACTATCCGGCATTCTGTCTGCACACCGGGGCTCGGGTGGTGGCCGACCCGGGCAGCCTCGGAGTGGTGATCGGGGGCTCCGGCAACGGTGAGCAGATCGCCGCCAACAAGGTGGCCGGCGTGCGCGCCGCGCTCGCCTGGTCGGTGGCGACTGCGCAGCTGGCGCGGGAACACAACGACGCCAACGTGGTCGGCATCGGCGCCCGGATGCACCGGCTGGACGAGGCGGCCGAGATCGTCACGGCGTTCCTGAACACCCGGTTCAGCGGTGGGGAGCGGCACGCCCGGCGGCTGGAGCAGATCGTCCGGTACGAGGCCGACCGCGAGCTGCCCCCGCTGCCGGCCCCGTCGACCGTCGACTGA
- a CDS encoding GNAT family N-acetyltransferase, whose amino-acid sequence MTELPIRECTTDDIPAVHQLLQEVFLSPDPTDARREIYRANYEPERCLVVTDEGAVIGHTGTFTRQLSVPGAVLAAAHVSQVGVRHTHRRQGVMSRLLREQLAQLPEPIAVLWASEGPIYPRFGYAPATDQVSLTIRSREVRLPEPSEPGRVANGTSADLLPELVGIYDAVRPHRPGWSSRDEAWWRRIVFDPPEERHGATPLKTTVYRDPSGAATGYALWRATPGWGQTGPDGTVTVKEVVATTPAAHLALWRFLLSIDLTRTVQLRLTGPSEPLLRLADAPNQLGAVLGAGLYLRIVDLPAALAGRRYATPVDLVIEVTDPIRAGNSGRWRLTGDTTGARCEPTTDPADLHSSIAALGAAYLGGVRVADLAGAGLLTGHTHGAVAAATAAFGWHRAPEGIEIF is encoded by the coding sequence ATGACTGAACTGCCGATCCGGGAATGCACCACCGATGACATTCCCGCCGTACACCAGCTCCTGCAAGAGGTCTTCCTCAGCCCAGACCCCACCGACGCACGCCGAGAGATCTACCGGGCTAACTACGAGCCGGAGCGCTGCCTGGTCGTGACCGACGAGGGGGCGGTGATCGGCCACACCGGCACCTTCACCCGGCAGCTGTCGGTCCCCGGCGCGGTCCTGGCCGCCGCCCACGTCTCCCAGGTCGGAGTGCGGCACACCCACCGCCGGCAGGGAGTGATGAGCCGGCTGCTCCGCGAGCAGCTGGCCCAGTTGCCAGAACCGATCGCGGTGCTGTGGGCCTCGGAGGGGCCGATCTACCCCCGGTTCGGCTACGCCCCCGCCACCGACCAAGTGTCGCTGACGATCAGATCCCGCGAGGTACGCCTGCCGGAGCCTTCCGAGCCGGGGCGGGTCGCCAACGGCACCTCCGCAGACCTGCTGCCGGAGCTGGTCGGGATCTACGACGCGGTGCGGCCGCACCGGCCCGGTTGGTCCAGCCGAGACGAGGCCTGGTGGCGCCGGATCGTCTTCGACCCGCCGGAGGAACGGCACGGCGCCACCCCGTTGAAGACCACCGTCTACCGGGACCCGAGCGGCGCCGCGACCGGCTACGCCCTGTGGCGCGCGACGCCGGGCTGGGGGCAGACCGGGCCCGACGGGACAGTGACCGTCAAAGAGGTGGTCGCCACCACCCCCGCCGCCCACCTGGCGCTGTGGCGGTTCCTGCTCAGCATCGACCTGACCCGGACCGTGCAGCTGCGGTTGACTGGACCCAGCGAGCCGCTGCTTCGGCTCGCCGACGCCCCGAACCAGCTCGGCGCGGTGCTCGGCGCGGGGCTGTACCTGCGGATCGTCGACCTGCCGGCGGCGCTGGCGGGTCGCCGCTACGCCACCCCGGTCGACCTGGTGATCGAGGTGACGGACCCGATCCGGGCGGGCAACTCCGGCCGGTGGCGGCTCACCGGCGACACCACCGGGGCCCGCTGCGAACCGACCACCGACCCAGCCGACCTGCACAGCTCGATCGCCGCGCTGGGCGCGGCCTACCTCGGCGGGGTCCGGGTCGCCGACCTCGCCGGCGCCGGCCTACTGACCGGACACACCCACGGTGCGGTCGCCGCGGCGACCGCCGCCTTCGGATGGCACCGTGCCCCGGAGGGGATCGAGATCTTCTAA
- a CDS encoding sulfotransferase domain-containing protein, producing the protein MTQPSVRYANAFMDSSRWEEITLRPGDIVISTPAKCGTTWTQMICALLIFQRPDLPAPLDELSLWVDLLTRPRGEVRAIYESQTHRRFFKTHTPPDGLPWHDQVTYLCMGRDPRDVAISWDHHLSNSNIDLMMAMRDQVAAVDGLAPDVAEAPLPPPPPEDPAERFWGWIDDPTPGLTLAGLVAHVAAFWRLRQHPNVILLHYDDLQTDLAAQMRLLASRLDIEVPEDRWPELVEAARFSSMKRRAADVAPEHQVWHDPAAFFHSGTSGQWRELLDDAGLRRYQARVAELADPELRSWLHRRP; encoded by the coding sequence GTGACCCAGCCCTCCGTCCGCTATGCCAACGCCTTCATGGACAGCTCCCGCTGGGAAGAGATCACCCTTCGCCCAGGTGACATCGTTATCTCGACCCCGGCGAAGTGCGGGACCACCTGGACCCAGATGATCTGCGCACTGCTGATCTTCCAGCGCCCCGACCTCCCCGCCCCCCTCGACGAGCTCTCGCTCTGGGTGGACCTGCTCACCCGCCCCCGAGGTGAGGTGCGGGCAATCTATGAGTCGCAGACCCACCGCCGGTTCTTCAAGACCCACACTCCGCCGGACGGGCTGCCCTGGCACGACCAGGTCACCTACCTCTGCATGGGCCGCGACCCCCGCGACGTCGCGATCTCCTGGGACCATCACCTCAGCAACTCCAACATCGACCTGATGATGGCGATGCGCGACCAGGTGGCGGCCGTGGACGGGCTGGCCCCCGACGTGGCCGAGGCGCCGCTCCCGCCACCGCCACCGGAGGATCCAGCCGAACGTTTCTGGGGCTGGATCGACGATCCCACCCCCGGGCTTACGCTGGCCGGCCTCGTCGCGCACGTGGCCGCGTTCTGGCGGCTCCGCCAACACCCCAACGTCATCCTGCTCCACTACGACGACCTGCAGACCGACCTTGCCGCACAGATGCGACTGTTGGCGAGCCGGCTCGACATTGAGGTGCCCGAAGATCGCTGGCCGGAGCTGGTCGAGGCGGCCCGTTTCAGCTCGATGAAACGACGCGCCGCCGACGTTGCGCCGGAACACCAGGTCTGGCACGACCCGGCCGCCTTCTTCCACTCGGGGACCAGCGGGCAATGGCGGGAGCTGCTGGACGACGCCGGGTTGCGGCGCTACCAGGCGCGGGTCGCCGAGTTGGCCGACCCCGAGCTGCGCAGCTGGCTCCACCGCCGACCCTGA
- a CDS encoding DNA-directed RNA polymerase II gives MAQWSPTAGSPEGPARSSGQQHNFRGVAQVHHRRRTDLGDTTDLPVIDALPSTLPDAQSPGRLAAPRGMVVRRRWRQLRAGAGWSWTGLTIVLICWGIWTISVRGTELLGPVIGLCLVLLTGLLLFVVARLLGRAWFERVLNRERHSAWPSHLTVCVFLTMAGLAFLQQTWWVLESGRWLGDTWQWLTDGWEWLVGLWPL, from the coding sequence ATGGCGCAATGGTCACCGACGGCCGGGTCACCCGAGGGCCCAGCGCGGTCGTCCGGTCAGCAACACAACTTTCGCGGGGTGGCGCAGGTCCACCACCGGCGGCGCACCGATCTCGGGGACACCACCGATCTGCCGGTGATCGACGCGCTGCCCTCGACGCTGCCCGACGCGCAGTCGCCGGGCCGGCTGGCTGCCCCCCGCGGCATGGTGGTCCGGCGCCGCTGGCGACAGCTACGGGCAGGCGCGGGTTGGAGCTGGACCGGCCTGACGATCGTGCTGATCTGCTGGGGCATCTGGACGATCTCGGTCCGGGGGACCGAGCTGCTGGGCCCGGTGATCGGGCTCTGCCTCGTCCTGCTCACCGGTCTGCTGCTGTTCGTGGTGGCCCGCCTGCTGGGCCGAGCCTGGTTCGAGCGGGTGCTGAACCGGGAACGCCACAGCGCCTGGCCCTCCCACCTGACGGTCTGCGTCTTCCTCACCATGGCCGGGCTGGCGTTTCTGCAGCAGACCTGGTGGGTCTTGGAGTCCGGCCGATGGCTTGGGGACACCTGGCAGTGGCTCACCGACGGGTGGGAGTGGCTGGTCGGGCTCTGGCCGCTCTGA
- a CDS encoding thioesterase II family protein produces the protein MNAVTEQSSAWIRRFQPAPAAGTRLVCFPHAGGSATFYLPVARSLAPAVDVLAIQYPGRQDRRTEPGIDDLHQLADLVAEELRAWQDRPVVYFGHSMGATLAFEVARRLQPEGLGPTALVASGRRAPSCYRPGAVHLGDDAHVVAELRKLSGTAGNLLDDDEVLQMIMPALRSDYRAVETYRYQPGPALSCPILMLTGDSDPEVTPAEARAWAVHTTAGFELQTFPGGHFYLNEQAPAVLAAMADYLHPESA, from the coding sequence ATGAACGCGGTCACTGAGCAGAGCAGTGCCTGGATTCGACGATTCCAACCGGCGCCGGCGGCCGGCACCCGGCTGGTCTGTTTCCCTCACGCCGGGGGCTCAGCAACCTTCTACCTACCAGTAGCCCGCTCGCTCGCACCCGCCGTAGACGTCCTTGCCATCCAGTATCCGGGTCGACAGGACCGCCGGACCGAACCAGGCATCGACGACCTTCATCAACTCGCCGACCTGGTGGCCGAGGAGCTACGGGCGTGGCAGGATCGACCGGTGGTCTACTTCGGCCACAGCATGGGCGCCACCCTGGCCTTTGAGGTGGCGCGCCGACTCCAGCCGGAAGGTCTCGGACCCACCGCGCTGGTGGCGTCCGGTCGGCGCGCACCGTCCTGCTACCGCCCCGGCGCTGTCCATCTCGGCGACGACGCGCACGTCGTCGCCGAGCTCCGTAAGCTCAGCGGTACCGCCGGAAACCTGCTCGACGACGACGAAGTGCTACAGATGATCATGCCGGCGCTCCGTAGCGACTACCGCGCGGTGGAGACGTATCGGTACCAGCCTGGCCCAGCGCTGAGCTGCCCGATCCTGATGCTGACCGGTGACTCCGACCCGGAGGTCACACCAGCGGAGGCACGCGCCTGGGCGGTGCACACCACGGCTGGTTTCGAACTTCAAACCTTCCCGGGTGGTCACTTCTACCTCAACGAGCAGGCTCCGGCGGTGCTGGCGGCGATGGCCGACTACCTCCACCCCGAGTCAGCCTGA
- a CDS encoding proline iminopeptidase-family hydrolase, whose amino-acid sequence MTVASTVTGSVSFRGYRTWYRITGDQRNGRPVLVVLHGGPGSSHDYLLSLAGLARHGWPVVHYDQLGNGGSSHIKDQASDFWTVELFLAELDNLLQQLGVDSDYVLFGQSWGGMLAAAHAAGRPAGLRGLVIANAPASYSLWLREAERLRAALPPGVNETLRRHEVAGTTDSAEYFTAMRVFYDRHVCRIDPWPRDYYASFMEIYNNPTVYFTMNGPNEFHVTGTLRDWTVEPLLPRIAVPTLLLSGRHDEATPATVQPYQDLIPTARWEIFEESSHVPHLEEPERFDAVLLAFLNELT is encoded by the coding sequence GTGACGGTAGCGTCGACAGTGACGGGAAGCGTCTCCTTCCGTGGCTACCGGACGTGGTATCGGATCACTGGCGACCAGCGGAACGGCCGACCGGTGCTGGTGGTGCTCCACGGCGGCCCGGGGAGCAGCCACGACTACCTGCTGAGCCTCGCAGGGCTGGCCCGGCATGGCTGGCCGGTCGTACACTACGACCAGCTGGGTAACGGTGGCTCAAGCCATATCAAGGACCAGGCCAGCGACTTTTGGACGGTCGAGCTTTTCCTTGCTGAGTTGGATAATCTGCTCCAGCAGCTGGGTGTCGACAGCGACTATGTCCTATTTGGTCAGTCGTGGGGTGGAATGCTCGCCGCCGCGCATGCCGCCGGTCGACCCGCTGGCCTTCGCGGCCTGGTGATCGCGAATGCCCCGGCGTCCTACTCGCTGTGGTTGCGGGAGGCGGAACGGTTGCGCGCGGCGCTGCCGCCGGGGGTTAACGAGACGCTGCGCCGCCACGAGGTCGCCGGCACCACCGACAGCGCCGAGTACTTCACGGCGATGCGGGTCTTCTATGATCGCCACGTCTGCCGGATCGACCCCTGGCCGCGCGATTACTACGCATCCTTCATGGAGATCTACAACAATCCGACTGTCTACTTCACCATGAACGGGCCGAACGAGTTCCACGTGACCGGGACCCTTCGAGACTGGACTGTGGAGCCACTGTTGCCGCGCATCGCCGTGCCGACGCTACTGCTCTCCGGGCGACACGACGAGGCGACCCCAGCGACCGTCCAGCCTTACCAGGATCTGATCCCGACCGCCCGGTGGGAGATCTTCGAGGAGTCCAGCCATGTCCCGCACCTGGAGGAGCCGGAGCGGTTCGATGCGGTTCTGCTGGCGTTCCTCAACGAGCTGACCTAG
- a CDS encoding ACP S-malonyltransferase — MSAATEMAVLFPGMGPTRFADLGRFLVADPVARRLAESADTVLGYDLLDEFQRGEGDYSEAAQVAFLISSLALASWAERELGMSAGVCTGASFGGKVAVTYAGAIDIEDAVTMTAGIARCLTEYFASAHQDIVTHSFARTPPERLADILHQLGGWAEISCYVDHDLHMVSLPERDLEWFQQRIRSAGGLPLYTMRPPMHCSVFTGLRDLVADRVFGDLSFADPRLPIIADQDGAVVADADGVRRMLLDSFVAPVRWPDTVAALRREGAVTGFVCGPDALFGRVQVTSSSLQITQVTPRLAMQPRRARERRASQPAAAQVAAR, encoded by the coding sequence ATGTCCGCAGCGACCGAAATGGCGGTGCTGTTCCCCGGCATGGGGCCGACCAGATTCGCCGACCTGGGCCGCTTTCTGGTGGCCGATCCGGTTGCGCGCCGGCTGGCCGAAAGCGCCGACACCGTCCTTGGCTATGATCTGCTCGACGAGTTCCAGCGGGGCGAAGGCGACTACAGTGAAGCCGCGCAGGTGGCCTTCCTGATCAGCAGCCTCGCCCTGGCGTCCTGGGCGGAGCGGGAACTCGGCATGAGCGCCGGGGTCTGCACCGGCGCCAGCTTCGGTGGCAAGGTCGCCGTGACCTATGCCGGCGCTATCGACATCGAGGACGCGGTCACCATGACCGCCGGGATCGCCAGGTGCCTCACCGAGTACTTCGCTTCGGCACACCAGGACATCGTGACCCACTCGTTCGCCCGTACCCCGCCGGAGCGGCTGGCTGACATCCTGCACCAGCTGGGCGGTTGGGCGGAGATCTCATGCTATGTCGACCATGATCTACATATGGTGTCGTTGCCCGAGCGCGACCTGGAGTGGTTCCAGCAACGCATCCGCAGCGCCGGCGGACTTCCGCTCTATACCATGCGACCGCCGATGCACTGCTCGGTCTTTACCGGGCTGCGGGACCTGGTGGCCGACCGAGTGTTCGGTGATCTCTCGTTCGCCGACCCCCGGCTGCCGATCATCGCCGACCAGGACGGCGCGGTCGTGGCCGACGCCGACGGCGTGCGGCGGATGTTGTTGGACAGCTTCGTGGCGCCGGTGCGCTGGCCCGACACAGTCGCAGCGCTGCGTCGGGAAGGAGCGGTCACCGGGTTTGTCTGCGGCCCCGACGCCCTGTTCGGGCGAGTACAGGTCACCAGCTCGAGCCTTCAGATCACACAGGTGACTCCGCGATTGGCGATGCAGCCCCGGCGGGCTCGGGAGCGGCGGGCGAGCCAACCCGCCGCAGCTCAGGTCGCGGCCCGTTGA
- a CDS encoding acyl carrier protein → MWDDSFEQALRQYLPFLEAEDTLDSDTDLRDFGLDSLATVELLGRLENEYQVRFTEDALSLDSFRTPATLWDALSAAQRVAG, encoded by the coding sequence ATGTGGGACGACAGTTTTGAGCAGGCCCTGAGGCAGTACCTTCCGTTCCTGGAAGCCGAGGATACCCTCGATTCGGATACCGACCTGCGGGACTTTGGCCTCGATTCGCTGGCGACGGTGGAGCTCCTCGGCCGGTTGGAGAACGAGTACCAGGTCCGATTCACCGAAGACGCCCTTTCGCTGGACTCGTTCCGCACCCCGGCCACGCTCTGGGACGCGCTCTCGGCGGCGCAGCGCGTGGCCGGCTGA